Proteins encoded within one genomic window of Cucumis sativus cultivar 9930 chromosome 3, Cucumber_9930_V3, whole genome shotgun sequence:
- the LOC101203914 gene encoding protein ALTERED PHOSPHATE STARVATION RESPONSE 1 produces MGCSQSKIENEEAIARCKDRKIHMKDAVAARNAFAAGHSAYVMSLKNTGASLSDYAHGEVQNPQLDNGSAQSNPNIDSVASSYEPLVPPPPPILDFPSPLHRAASMPEMNILKSDLKPVGPIIEEEDENESDNEGSIGSLRRRRSKKGSGGGGSSRIGNKELDDELEGPPPPVPPPPSNTPPPNVNRPLPRAQQQDSTYDYFFGLDNMPGPSLSEAEEEIEHNQFDKSPEREDNDEMENQGGGSKQAEAVEPPPPPAVAESSAITSKSLKKVGGVSSMDGRRMNDAKFNLLQIFVNLDDHFLKASESAHEVSKMLEATRLHYHSNFADGRGHIDHSARVMRVITWNRSFKGLSSMDNGRDDFYAEDQETHATVLDKLLAWEKKLYDEVKAGEIMKFEYQRKVASLNRLKKRGSNPDALEKAKAAVSHLHTRYIVDMQSLDSTVSEINRLRDEQLYPKLVQLVHGMMLMWDTMRMHHEEQLKIVNALRYLDLSQSPKETSLHHHERTVQLCNVVREWHSQFEKLAYRQKDYIKALNSWLKLNLIPIESSLKEKVSSPPRAQNPPIQRLLTAWHDQLEKLPDEHLRTAISSFSAVISTIMLQQEEEMKLKLRCDETEKELMRKQRQFDDWHYKYQQRRMPDELDPEKSEENSQDAAVTERLVVVESLKKRLEEEKETHAKQCLHVREKSLVSLKNQLPELFRALSEFSSAGSDMYKNLRLICQV; encoded by the exons ATGGGTTGTTCCCAGTCGAAGATCGAGAATGAAGAAGCCATTGCTCGTTGTAAAGATCGGAAGATTCATATGAAGGATGCTGTGGCAGCGCGTAATGCTTTTGCAGCTGGTCATTCCGCTTATGTTATGTCTTTGAAGAATACTGGAGCTTCTTTGAGTGATTACGCCCATGGAGAAGTTCAGAATCCTCAATTGGATAATGGGTCTGCTCAATCGAACCCGAACATTGATTCTGTTGCATCGTCTTATGAACCTCTAGTGCCGCCACCGCCGCCCATTCTGGATTTCCCTTCTCCTCTTCATAGGGCTGCTAGCATGCCGGAGATGAACATTCTCAAGTCCGATCTGAAGCCGGTTGGTCCCATTATCGAGGAGGaggatgaaaatgaatctGACAATGAGGGCTCTATTGGTTCGttgaggaggaggagaagcaAAAAAGGTAGCGGTGGTGGTGGAAGTAGCCGAATTGGGAATAAGGAGCTTGATGATGAATTAGAGGGTCCACCGCCGCCAGTGCCGCCGCCACCGTCTAATACGCCACCGCCAAATGTGAACCGGCCACTGCCACGAGCACAGCAACAGGATTCAACTTATGATTACTTTTTTGGTCTAGACAATATGCCTGGTCCGAGTTTGAGTGAGGCTGAGGAGGAGATTGAACACAACCAGTTTGATAAAAGTCCTGAAAGGGAGGACAATGATGAAATGGAGAATCAAGGAGGAGGGAGCAAACAAGCTGAGGCAGTGGAGCCACCGCCGCCGCCTGCTGTGGCAGAATCATCAGCCATAACATCAAAGAGCTTGAAGAAGGTGGGGGGAGTGAGTTCCATGGACGGCAGAAGGATGAATGATGCTAAATTTAACCTGTTGCAGATATTTGTGAATCTTGATGATCACTTTCTCAAGGCTTCTGAGAGTGCCCATGAAGTATCCAAGATGCTTGAGGCTACTCGACTGCATTATCACTCAAATTTTGCTGACGGCCGAG GGCACATCGATCATTCTGCTAGAGTCATGCGTGTTATTACATGGAATCGATCATTTAAAGGACTTTCTAGTATGGATAATGGAAGAGATGATTTTTATGCAGAAGATCAGGAAACTCATGCCACTGTGCTAGATAAACTACTGGCATGGGAAAAGAAGTTATATGACGAAGTGAAG gCAGGggagattatgaaatttgagtACCAAAGAAAGGTCGCTTCATTGAACAGGCTAAAGAAACGAGGTTCTAATCCAGATGCATTGGAGAAAGCAAAAGCAGCCGTGAGTCACCTGCATACAAGATACATTGTGGATATGCAATCATTGGACTCAACTGTCTCGGAGATTAATCGTTTGCGAGACGAACAGTTATACCCAAAACTCGTACAGCTTGTTCATGG GATGATGTTGATGTGGGACACAATGCGAATGCACCATGAAGAGCAATTGAAAATTGTGAATGCATTGAGATATCTGGATCTCTCTCAATCGCCAAAAGAAACTAGTCTGCATCACCACGAGCGTACGGTGCAGCTTTGCAATGTTGTGAGAGAGTGGCATTCTCAGTTCGAGAAGCTAGCATACCGTCAAAAAGACTACATTAAAGCATTAAACAGTTGGTTGAAACTAAATCTAATTCCTATAGAGAGTAGCTTGAAAGAGAAGGTTTCTTCTCCACCAAGAGCTCAAAATCCACCCATTCAGAGACTCCTCACTGCTTGGCACGATCAACTCGAAAAACTCCCAGACGAGCATCTTAGAACAGCGATATCCAGTTTCAGTGCTGTGATAAGTACTATTATGCTGCAGCAGGAAGAAGAGATGAAACTGAAGTTAAGATGTGACGAGACCGAGAAAGAGCTCATGCGAAAGCAGAGACAATTTGATGACTGGCATTACAAATACCAGCAACGGAGAATGCCAGACGAGTTGGACCCCGAGAAGTCTGAAGAAAACTCACAGGACGCCGCAGTAACAGAGAGGTTAGTTGTGGTAGAGTCGTTGAAGAAGAGATTGGAGGAGGAAAAGGAAACTCATGCGAAGCAATGTCTTCATGTGAGGGAGAAATCACTGGTGAGTCTTAAGAATCAATTGCCAGAACTCTTCAGGGCATTGTCAGAATTTTCGTCCGCGGGTTCGGATATGTACAAGAACTTGAGGCTGATTTGTCAAGTGTAA
- the LOC101203675 gene encoding uncharacterized protein LOC101203675, with protein MEMATKIENRTDRRRRIMSREIDRMALITGRLRNLPPSPPPSPSSPSPFLYHQTHQRGHSHTGISPSFFSKDIHANPDSPPLPNAQGVPKPKDAKATPLLKRLSMSEAREEKIAAIGFQINHKKLDPIGEIHTETVSTPSASSMVQKVTSTDNEILLKAHPSKPKLFTSKRLNASILASQTTRVFCSLIIASLAVLSHVNHPLSMIWKMVRSERVVASKPLYILLLTDATIVVARMLAARQKDSREAEEESEKMKEDGHNWDSAVKVLERGLVFYQAFRAIFIDFSVYAVVVICGISLL; from the exons ATGGAAATGGCCACCAAGATCGAAAACAGAACGGATCGAAGAAGACGAATTATGAGCAGAGAAATTGATCGAATGGCTCTCATCACCGGCCGTTTACGTAATCTCCCTCCTTCCCCACCCCCTTCTCCATCTTCCCCTTCCCCTTTTCTTTACCATCAAACTCACCAACGCGGCCATTCTCACACCGGTATCTCCCCTTCCTTTTTCTCCAAGGACATCCACGCCAATCCTGATTCCCCTCCTCTTCCCAACGCCCAAG GTGTTCCCAAGCCTAAAGATGCAAAAGCTACTCCTTTACTGAAGCGTTTGTCAATGAGTGAAGCtcgagaagaaaaaattgctGCCATAGGATTCCAAATCAACCATAAAAAACTCGACCCCATAGGAGAAATACACACTGAAACAGTATCAACTCCATCTGCCTCGTCAATGGTTCAAAAAGTTACCTCCACTGATAACGAGATACTCTTAAAAGCACACCCTTCAAAGCCCAAACTCTTCACTTCAAAACGACTAAATGCCTCCATTTTAGCTTCTCAAACCACACGAGTTTTCTGTTCCCTAATCATCGCATCTTTGGCCGTTCTATCGCACGTCAATCACCCGCTTTCCATGATTTGGAAGATGGTGAGGTCGGAAAGGGTGGTGGCCTCGAAACCTCTCTACATTCTACTGCTTACCGATGCAACCATCGTTGTGGCTAGAATGTTGGCTGCAAGACAGAAAGACAGTAGAGAGGCAGAGGAAGAAAGCGAGAAAATGAAGGAAGATGGACATAATTGGGACTCAGCTGTGAAAGTGTTGGAGAGAGGTTTGGTTTTTTATCAAGCTTTTCGTGCGATTTTCATCGATTTTAGTGTTTATGCAGTGGTGGTTATTTGTGGCATCTCTTTGCTGTAG